A stretch of DNA from Leucobacter luti:
GTTCGGGGCCTTCGGCATGTACATGAACGGCTACGGATTGAAGGGCGCCTCGTCAGTCGCCTACGGTCTCGTCGCGATGGAGTTCGAGGCTGTCGACTCCGGCTTCCGCACCGCGCTCTCCGTGCAGGGCTCGCTTGCCATGGGGGCAATCTACAAGTTTGGCTCGGAGGAGCAGAAGCAGGAGTGGCTCCCCGCGATGGGGCGTGGCGAGGCTGTCGGCTTTTTCGGGCTCACGGAACCGCAGGGCGGATCCGATCCCAACACGATGCTCACGAACGCGCGTCGCGACGGCGACGAGTGGGTGCTCAACGGGAAGAAGCGTTGGATCGGTCTCGCGACGATCGCGCAGGTCGGCGTGATTTGGGCGAAGGACGAAGAAGGCGTGGTCCGCGGCTTCGTTGTCCCGACCGAGACCCCCGGGTTCAAGGCCACCGCGATCGAGAACAAGCTCTCAATGCGCGCCTCGCTGCAGACTGAGATTGAGCTTACTGATGTGCGTCTGCCCGCTGACGCAATCTTGCCGGGCGCGAAGGGTCTCTCCGCTCCGTTCAAGTGCTTGAACGAGGCACGCTACGGCATTGCCTGGGGTGTCATGGGGGCCGCGCGCTCCTGCCTCGAGGTGGCCGTTGAGCGCTCGCAGACACGGGAA
This window harbors:
- a CDS encoding acyl-CoA dehydrogenase family protein; protein product: MTTTIDQLFNVADFVTEEEREWQLKAREFAQTRIAPIIDQAFEDRRLPVELLPEVGEFGAFGMYMNGYGLKGASSVAYGLVAMEFEAVDSGFRTALSVQGSLAMGAIYKFGSEEQKQEWLPAMGRGEAVGFFGLTEPQGGSDPNTMLTNARRDGDEWVLNGKKRWIGLATIAQVGVIWAKDEEGVVRGFVVPTETPGFKATAIENKLSMRASLQTEIELTDVRLPADAILPGAKGLSAPFKCLNEARYGIAWGVMGAARSCLEVAVERSQTREVFGSPIGSKQIIQAQLADMFLEYQKGMLLALHLGRLKDAGTLSYDQISVGKLNNVREAIKIAGNCRSILGGDGITSDFPVMRHMANLESVRTYEGTDEVHQLVIGRALTGIAAF